Part of the Lepidochelys kempii isolate rLepKem1 chromosome 8, rLepKem1.hap2, whole genome shotgun sequence genome is shown below.
AGCCAGAAGGGACTTATGACCACCTAGTCTGCATTgctgcataacccaggccagaaaATTTAAGTCCACCATACTTCCTTATGGGAAGACACTCAAGTTAAAGCGATTTAAACTGCATCTCTGCCACCCTATGCTGGTTGTGTTTAAAAGGAGCTTTTTAAATTGTGAGGTACCTAAAGTTACTTATATAAAAGAGAAGAATTTAGATGCGACTGCGGGCTAATCAAGATAGGCACAGCCCCAAGATAGGCAGTCCAGGGAGATAACCGGAAGGACCATGCTAGAGAAGATGCCAGAGCCTCCAGGAAAGCACAGATTTGACTTGGACCCCAGGTTTCATGCAGGGGAGTGTGGGTGTATGACATCTGAAAGAGCTAGATAGCAACTGTACAAAGATCTGACAGCTGAAGGAGTTGGACAAAAATAGACAAGTAGTTCAGACCAATGCTCTTTGTGCTGCATATCAGAGTGGCTCCTGATTGCAGTCCAGACTCTGAAATCTTGTTTGTGATAGGTTAAATGTAACACGAGATGTGACAGGCATTCAGGTGCCTCAAACATCCCATGGAAGAGTACAGTTACTCTAGCAACAGTACAGTCTGTCTACTACAAAGATCCCAGGGGTCACAGCATCCACCTGCACCTGACAGGGTCAGAATTTAAATGACTTAGTGTTATCTTTATTTGAGTCACAACAGAAGACTGACACTAAACCAGGGCTCTACTGATTAGGGAAGGAGCAGATTTTTAGACCATCAGATCACTCCATTGCCTGACCATTTCTAGTCTAAAGCTGGATATTATGTGCCGTTGGCATCTTCAGTTTTACTGCTCAAGGGGCAGGGAAGACTGCTTAGTATCGATACCCATTACTTGTTAGTGCCATCAGCGCCTGAAAGGCGACATGCAAAGGGTTAAAATCTGGGCTTGTGCCCTTTTACGTCTCTTTAGACTAGCGAAACAGGGCCCGAAAGGGAGGTCTATTGAAAAGGATTTCCTTCTggctgttattttttattttcaaaatatcagGAATGTGAAGTCTGGTTTCTCTGGTGCGAGGAGGTGCAGTGGGAGGTACAGAGGAGTTTATTGTGAGCTTTTAAAAACCTTCACTGCATCTTAACAGAGACTCTATACACAACACTGTTTATAAACAGCAGTTACCAAAAGAGAACATAATTTTAAACAGTCCACAAATCCCTCTCAATAGCTCAGCTTTCCCTCCAGTATGTGCTGGGATACAGCAAGCACACAACCTCATCAGATAGGACTGGAAAGACTGTCAAAACAGGCAGAACCCCTTGCAGTCCCTATGTATACATCATAGAGCAGTAAGATTGGTGCAAGCTCAGCATTTTCTCCCATGGCAGGGCACCCTGAAAGGTACCTTTGGCGCACTGATTGCCACCTCTGTAGCTCCAGTTTGGGAGCAATCCACTTGCTAGAAATTCAACTTGCTCCTAAGATCCCTCGGAATCTTTATGTCTTGAAACTTTACATCTAGACAGACAATATAATTACCAACAGCTAAGGTAATACCCCAAGCAATAAcaggggtttataatggaaacactaACCAATCctaccttaaaaaacaaaaattgtgcaATTTGTTGTAAGTCTCATTCTGTTCCCTTCAAAAGGGTATCAATCCCAAAGCTTTCACACCCCCCACTGCCGCCGtgagaccctcccaccccatccgTCAGCTACTTTGGTAAGCTTGGCTGCCCAGGACTCACccatggaggaggaagcaggcGTGTCAGAGGTACGACCATAGTGTGCCATCAGCTTGAGTTTGGTCTCTTGCTTTCTGTGTTTCTTCCCTACATAATGCTGTTTTGCCATGAGCGGATTGTTGAAAGTGGCATGGCACAGGCTGCAGAACTTGTCAGGGTCAGAAGTGTTCTGGTTCTCCTCGTTGGAAGATACAGCAGAGGGAGGGAGGTCAGCCGGGGATTTCTGTGGAGGCATCGTTACTGTAAAACGAAACAGAACGCCAATTACCAATATTTAGAGATGTACAAACTAAGCAGCCAGAGTCAGTCTTTggaattttcagtttgtttctaCAGAGAAGGGCTTTTGACACAAGATTTGTTGGAGGCTTTTCATTTGGATCTGTACACATCTTTTCCTTTCATATCCCATAAACAAACATCAAATGGTAAGACAAGTCAGAGTTTCCAAGTTAAATCAGAACTGCAGATCCTCCTTGGCCATATCTTAGAGCACAGCAGGCCAACAGTGACATATTTAAAGAAACTGGAAACAAATCACCTCCCACCCACAAGGATGTCGCTCACTTCCAGCAAAtggaaaaagggaaagaaaagataaAGAACAGAGCAAAACCCTCCCATAATGTTATCACGGAGCGTGGGGGAGtctggggcctgcacccctcttacTGGGATTCAcggtgactctcagccagccagtaaaacagaaggtttattggacaataggaacacagtctaaaacagagcttgtgggtacaaccaggacccctcagtcaagtccttctggggggcaagGAGCTTAGATCCCAGCCCTTGGGTTCCCTGcatccaccacccagcaccaaactgaaaccgaAACCCCCctagcaggctctctcctgcagcctttgtccagtttcctgggcagaggtgttacctccccctcccggctcaggttacaggctctcaggtctcccatccccagtgacaggtttcagagtaacagccctgttagtctgtattcgcaaaaaggagtacttgtggcaccttagagactaaccaatttatttgagcatgagctttcgtgagctacagctcaagtgatcactttagataagctattaccagcaggagagtggggtgggaggaggtatttttttcatgctttgtgtgtatataataagagcttctacactttccacagtatgcatccgatgaagcaagctgtagctcacgaaagcttatgctcaaataaattggttagtctctaaggtgccacaagtactccttttcttcatccccagtgaaactcccctgccacattccaaGGACAAACACTCCCCCCGCCCTGCTGCGTCACAACTGTACTTTCAGAGTAATTTTCTTTCAATGGTATGATATTTAAATTGTGTGtggaggacctgatcctgcaccattagtCAATAGTAGCCTTGCCACCAACTTCATTGGAACAGGACTGAGCCTGATTAAGTTAATTGACAAATGCACACAGTTCCATTGCTGTATGATGAAAACACTTGCAATATACTCTTATGCCACAGTGATAGGCACCTTCAAAATATATGAGCACGCTCCCGCAGTGAGCAAGTGACCTGGTCTCCTCATGAGCACCTCTTTTTATAAAGTCTCCTTATCTGACCCAACGCAGAGGCTCCAAAGGATAAGAATGCCAGAAGGGATGCAGAAGTCTACTCTCTCTGCATGCACTGTACATGGAGAACTAGGCACTCCAGTCACTCCAAATTATAATTACTTTTCTTAAAGCAAGCTTCAGGGCAATGCAAGTCTACAAAACAGACTACCAAAAGGGGAAACAGAGTTGTTGGCATGTGTTTCACCAGGCTGCCACATGCTTCTGATTTCTAACAGCACTCATCTCACTGGGAAAGCATTAGCACCCTTATGCCAGAGCTGTAGCAAGGTACTCAGCCACACTAATCTAGAAATCATGATGTGACATGAGTGGGAAGATTACCTACTTGTGCTGCTCCCTCACAGGGCACCCGTACAAGTACTGCAGACGGCCATACCTTCCATTTTGGGGGACTGCTGCTTCAGCTTCAGGTTCTTGGCATGAGTCTTGCCTAAGTAGTGAGACATGGCCACAACGGGAGAGGAAAAGGTCATGTTACAGATGGGGCAGCATTTGTTCCGGTCTTCTCCACTGCTGCTCTCCTGTTCACAAGAAGGAACATTGATGTTTGAGAATCTGAAGCAACCAGACGTATTCAGCTGTCAAGGCCGAGGAATTTGGTACAGCTTCATTCCTTCCTTTGAAGAACCGTGTTCTCATTTCTGACTAGTCTCACTTTCATTAGGTAGTGGCACACTTTGGCAGGCTATTATGACCCAGAGGAGTTGAGGACAAAGTAGGTGGCTGAACTGGTGTAGGTTCCCAGCCTATTCACTACAAGATATGGACCACGCAATACAAAGCATTGCAGCCAACTCTGTCAGCTATAATTCAAAGCTACCTGACTAGGTTAACAGTGTCTATTTTATTCTGAACctaccaccacacacacagatcctcctTTTATACCATCCCTGAACTGTGTATTCCTTGTGGGCATATGCAAGAGGCTGGACTGGAGAAGATTTGGAATTAAAGCTGAAGTAGTGATAAAACTTGCATCTGTTACTCAAACTGCATAATCATCCTGCAGGCAGATGGCTGGAAATGCCTTAAAGGCACCACAACCACCAGCAATGGGAACTTTGAGTAACAAGAGATCATCCAAAAAAGTAAACTCCAGCAATATAATTAATTCCACAGGACATGCTCACTGACAGTAAGTTACCATagcaattacatttgtgactgctCTTAATCACCTTTCACCCTCACCTGTCCTTCCAAATGTTGCTTCATAGCAGTACTTCtatcggggtggggtggggtgacaCATTTATTTAGATTGCAGGTGTTGCCACACACTGGCTAAGAGGTGTGCTCACTGCAGCAATGTGTAGCAACTCAAGGGCTCAGCTGTCCTCACTAacggctggtctacactactgcgcgG
Proteins encoded:
- the ZNF346 gene encoding zinc finger protein 346 isoform X3, with the protein product MADGAGSNGDAAALPVGKEAVDRMIRENGHIFTDAQCKVCSAVLISESQKLAHYQSKKHANKVRRYMSIHGEEEFSQGKKIKLETKQESSSGEDRNKCCPICNMTFSSPVVAMSHYLGKTHAKNLKLKQQSPKMEVTMPPQKSPADLPPSAVSSNEENQNTSDPDKFCSLCHATFNNPLMAKQHYVGKKHRKQETKLKLMAHYGRTSDTPASSSMDVKFQDIKIPRDLRSKLNF
- the ZNF346 gene encoding zinc finger protein 346 isoform X2, producing MADGAGSNGDAAALPVGKEAVDRMIRENGHIFTDAQCKVCSAVLISESQKLAHYQSKKHANKVRRYMSIHGEEEFSQGKKIKLETKQESSSGEDRNKCCPICNMTFSSPVVAMSHYLGKTHAKNLKLKQQSPKMEVTMPPQKSPADLPPSAVSSNEENQNTSDPDKFCSLCHATFNNPLMAKQHYVGKKHRKQETKLKLMAHYGRTSDTPASSSMAGKGYPCNTCNVVLNSIEQYQAHISGFKHKNQN